GGATTCCAGTATGTGGCCATCAACCTGCTCGTGTCCGCCGTCTTCCTGGTGGGCGTCGGCCTCATCTATGCCGTCACCGGAACGCTCAACATGGCGGACCTCGCAGTGAAGGTGCCGCAGGTCCAGCCGGCGGATGCGGGCCTGCTGAAGGCCGGCGCACTTCTGCTCTTCCTCGTCTTCGCCACCAAGGCCGCGCTGGTTCCGCTGCACTGGTGGCTGCCGGCCACCTATGCCGGCACGTCGGCGCCGTGCGCCGCATTGTTCATGATCATGACCAAGGTCGGCGCCTACGCCATCATCCGCGTCTATGGCCTCGTTTTCGGGGCCGGGGCCGGGTCCGTTGCCTTGGCGGCGGCGCCATTCGTGATCCCCGCCGCACTGGCGACGCTGGTGGTGGGGACGGTCGGGCTCGTGGGGAGCCGGACGCTGCGCGATCTCAGCGCCTTCGCGGTCATCGCCTCCATGGGCACGCTGCTCATCGCCCTCGGCCTCTTCGATGTGGAGGGGCTGTCCGCCGGCCTCTATTATCTCGTCCACTCGACGCTCGCCGGCGCGGCGCTGTTCCTCATCGCCGGCATGGTGCAGGAGCAGCGCGGTGCCGCCAGCGACCGGCTGATCCCGGCGCCGGCCATGGGGGGCGAGACGCTCCTAGCCGCCCTGTTCTTCCTCGCCGCCATTGCCCTCGTCGGCCTGCCGCCTCTATCGGGCTTCATCGGCAAGGTGATGATCCTCGAGGCCGTGCGCACCTCCGCCATCTGGCCGTGGATCTGGTCTGCCATCCTCGGTGCCAGCCTCCTGATGACCTTCGGCTTCGCGCGGGCGGGCTCGGTGCTGTTCTGGGCCAGCGGGCCGGTCTCTGAGCCGAAGCCGGTGCCCGCGCTGGCGGGGCTTGCGGCGGTCATCCTGCTGCTCGCGGCCACCATCGGCTGGACGCTCGCCGCAGGCCCGGCCACGCAGGCGCTTGGCCTCACCGCCCGGCAGGCCCTCGACCGCGACGCCTACATCCAGGCCGTGCTGCCGCCCGCCACGCCGGAGAAGTGACATGCGCACACGCCTTCTCCCCCATCCCCTGCTGACGCTGCTCCTCATCCTCGTCTTCATCTTCCTGATGAACGAGGTAACGCCGGGCGTGGTGGTGCTCGGCATCGTCCTCGGTGTCATCATCCCGCTCCTCACCGCGCCGTTCTGGCCAGGACGACCGAAACTGAAGGCGCCGCTGACCATCGCGAGCTACGTGCTGATCGTGCTGTGGGACATAATTGTCTCCAACATCGAGGTCGCATGGATCATCTTGTTCCGGCCGGCCAACCGCCTGCGCACCCGCTACGTGACTGTGCCCCTCGACCTCAAGACGCCGGAG
The nucleotide sequence above comes from Xanthobacter flavus. Encoded proteins:
- a CDS encoding monovalent cation/H+ antiporter subunit D; protein product: MTPAISALDHAIILPVLLPALTAAFLVLALRHHLRGQRIASIAATGLLLALAVLLFALASDGTVRAYRLGDWPAPYGIALVLDRLSATMLLLTAVLAACVLIYAAGGVDGRGRHFHPLFQFQLMGINGAFLTGDVFNLFVFFEVMLIASYGLMLHGGGPGRLKAGFQYVAINLLVSAVFLVGVGLIYAVTGTLNMADLAVKVPQVQPADAGLLKAGALLLFLVFATKAALVPLHWWLPATYAGTSAPCAALFMIMTKVGAYAIIRVYGLVFGAGAGSVALAAAPFVIPAALATLVVGTVGLVGSRTLRDLSAFAVIASMGTLLIALGLFDVEGLSAGLYYLVHSTLAGAALFLIAGMVQEQRGAASDRLIPAPAMGGETLLAALFFLAAIALVGLPPLSGFIGKVMILEAVRTSAIWPWIWSAILGASLLMTFGFARAGSVLFWASGPVSEPKPVPALAGLAAVILLLAATIGWTLAAGPATQALGLTARQALDRDAYIQAVLPPATPEK
- a CDS encoding Na+/H+ antiporter subunit E, with product MRTRLLPHPLLTLLLILVFIFLMNEVTPGVVVLGIVLGVIIPLLTAPFWPGRPKLKAPLTIASYVLIVLWDIIVSNIEVAWIILFRPANRLRTRYVTVPLDLKTPEAIAVLSGTITMTPGTVSADLSADGKTLLVHCLDASDPDGAVATIKARYESRLKRIFE